CCGCCCGCGCGAGGCGAGGGGACCGCCACCTGGTAGATCAGGATGCCGGCGGGGTGGACGCGTACGTGGCCTTGGGGTCCACGTGCGCGGCACCGACGACGTGACGGCCGCGGAACTGGATGGTGTCGTCGTCGAACGACCCGTCCTCGGGCGCGATCGCCCCGCCACCGACCCGGTTGCCGGTGTCGGCCTTGACGCGCAGGTCCGGCGTCTCGTGACCGCGCAGGAAGCCCATCGTGAGCGCCTCCCGCGACTGCCCCGGGGTCGGGACGAGGAACCACGACGTGCCCGCCGTGGCCGACTTGTCGATGACCGGCAGCCACGGGTTGACGACCGTCTGCACCTTGCCGCGCAGGTAGTTGCCCGTCTTGACGGTGCCCGCGTCGTCGGTGAACTGGATCTCGACCGCCTCGAGGATCTTCGCCGCCGTGGTCTCCAGGCCGGGGCCGACCACGAGGGACAGCTTCGAGGCGACGATCGGGCGCCCCTCGGAGTCCTTCCGCTGCCCGATCGCGGTGACCGCGGCGTCCAGGTTGGCCACGTTGAGCGGCTTGTTGTCCGCGGCGTTGCCGTTGCCCGCCTTGAAGAAGTCGGCGTTGATGCCGCTCGACTTCACGAGCAGCGCCGCAGCGAGGTAGTCCTCGGTGTCGACGGCCGCCTGCGCGAGACGCTGCGGCAGGTCCCGGAACGCGTCCAGGTCGTCGTTGACGATCATCTCCCAGGTCAGGGGGATGCGGGCACCACGCTTGGCGACCTTCAGCTCGTACTTCGCCTCGGTCAGCTTGCGGGCCTTGTACTCGGCGCCCTCACCGACAGGGTCGAGGATCGCGCGACCGCCGAGCAGGTCCACCAGGGACTTGGGACGGAAGTCGCGGACCGTGGTCCGGCCGGCGAACTTCGCCCACACGGACGGGATCTGCTCGTACTGCGCCATCAGGACGCGGTCGAACACACCGCCGAGCAGGTACGGGAAGTCGGACGTCGACAGCGACTCGACGAGCTTGACGCGTGCACGCATCGCGTTGAGGCCGGACGAGTACATGACGTCGTGCCACAGGTTCGCGGCCTCGACGAGCCGGGCACGGTACTGGTCGCCGCGCGCCGGGGCGCGGAACCCGCCCTCGCCGCCGGTCTTCTCACCCTCAGCGACGGCCGCCTGGCCGTCGAGGATCTGGATGTTGTCCATCTGTGGTCTCCTCTCAGACCTGCGCGATGCGGACGGGGATCTCGGCGCTGCCCGACGACTTGGTGGCCAGGGCGTAGCCGAACAGGGTGTTGTCCGTGGCGGTGATGTTCAGCGCGCCGGCGGACGTGATGTACACGGGGGTGCCGACCTGCGTGATGCCGCCGCCGGTCACGGGGAGCAGGGACGCGCCCTTGAGCCGCACGGTGGCGGTGCCGTCGTCGGCACGGTCGGTGATGGCGACGCCCACCAGGGAGCCGACCGTCACCGGGGCGCCGGACTTGACGCCCTCCGCGACGGGCAGGGTCAGGTGGTCCGCGTCGCGGAAGACCTCGTTCGTGGCCATGTCAGGCCCCCTTCTTGATGCCGAACGCGGCCAGGGCCGCGGCGTCCGCGTCGGCCTCGCTCACGGACGTGGTGGTGGTCGTGGTCTGGCCGACACCGCGCACGGTGCCGACACCGGACGCCTCAGCGACGGCGGCCAAGAGCGTCTCGTGCGCCTTGCGGGCCTCGTTGACGACGGCACCGAACTTCTCGGTGTCGAGGCGGCCGTCGGCGTCGAGCGGGAGCGCGTTGCGGGTCGACTCGTCGACGATCGCGTTGAGCGACGCGACGACGAGGTCGCGGTTGGCCTCGGCGGCGAGCTTGCGGGCGAAGTCGCGGGCCTTGCTCGCGGCCTCGGCCTGCAGGGCGCGCTGCTCGGCGGCGACGGCGCGGGCCTCGGCGGCCTCGACCTTCGCGTCCAGGGCCGGGACGAGCGCGGCCTTCTCTTCGAGGCCCGCGTAGCGAGCCTCGTCAACCTGGATGGTCCCCATGGGGTCCTCCTTCTTGTGGGGCGGGGTGGTTCCCGCCTCCACGGCGGGCGGGTTGGGCTCGGCCGCGGGCGCGGCTTCGCTGACCGGCGCCTGGTCGGCGTCGGCGGTCTGGGGGGTGGCGGCCTCGTCGACGGGCACGTAGGCCACGACGCGGCGCACCTCGACGGGGTCGCCGGTCAGGGCGGTGGCGACGTCGTCGGTGAGCTCGTAGGCCTGGCGCAGGATCCGGGAGCCGTCCTCGGTCTCGTGCGTGAACGTCACGGTGCGGGCGGTCTCGTCGTAGTCGACGATCCACGCGTGCTCGCGGGCGCCGGTCGCGTAGGCGGCGCGCACGAGGGCGCGCAGTTCGCCGCCGCGCTGCTCCGCGGACGCCTCGGACAGGCCGCGCTGCACGGCGCGGACGTTCGCACGCGCGGACTCGACCAGGGCGAGGATCTTGCCGCCGCGACCCGCTTTGGTGACGAAGTCGACCGACTGGGCCTCGACGATGCGGGCGACGATCGGGCGGCCCTGCTCGTCGTTCTCGTTGACCTCTGCCAGGGCGCGGATCGACAGGCCGATGGTGTCGGCCATCTCCGCGATGGTGGTGCGCCAGGGGGTGAAGACCTCGATCTCTGCGTCCAGGGCGCCACCGTCCTCGTTGACGTACACGGCGTCGCTGGACAGGCGGGCGGCGATGTCCCGCACGGACCGTTCGGGTCTGTCCCACGCCTCGGACGCGGAGGGGTGGTCGAGGAACATCTGTGTGCCGGCCGGGAACACCTTGGCTTCGGCGGCGGCCTTGAGCGCCTCGGCCGGGTACACGCCGGACGATCCGACACCGGCGGAGATGATGCGGACCTTGAACCGGCCGGGGCCCGTCGTTTCGGCGGCGTGGGGCTTGGACGCTTCGACGAGGGAGGTCGACTCGTGCACGAGCGTGCGGGACATGGCACCTCCCTGAGGTGGACACTGTGGGGATGGGTCAAGACGACGACGCCGACTGCGGCGGGCACGCCTGGAAGCTGGTGGGCGTCGTGCTGCGCGCCGGGGAGACGGTCGTGGAGTACGAGTGCCTCAGGTGCGGGGGCGTGATGGTCGAGCCGCTGCGCTGACCCCGGGCATGCGAAAGGCCCCGTCACCAGCGGTGATCGGGGCCTTCGAAGATTCGTGTTGCTGACGTCAGTCTAGCGGCACACGTGTTGGAATGCGGGTTGCTCCGCGGCGAGGATTCGAACCTCGGTTGCCCGCTCCAAAGGCGGGTGTCCTGCCACTAGACGAACGCGGACCGGGGCGTCGTCAGGCGGCTTGCGCGACGGTCAGGCCCGCCGGGATCAGGTCCGCACCCACGGTGCGCACCTGGTCGATCACGTCGGCGGGCACTGCGATGTTCTCGCGAGCCGCTACGACGAGGTAGAACTCGACGGCCTCCTGCCATTCCCCGGATTCGGCCATGTCCGCGGCGTACTCGGCAGTGATCAGCGACGCGAGAGTGGGCAGGACCGACCGGAAGACGTCGCTTGACGCCTCGTCGTCGTAGTACCTGGCCATGGTCGTCATGGTACGTCGAAGTAGCGGCCGTTGACCCACTTGCGTACCCCATTCCCGCGCACCGGGATGACGGTCCGCACCCGCCAGTCGTCCGTTCCAGGCTCTGGTCGGATCGGTACCCGAACGAGAACTCCCCCGACCCAGGCTTCGAACCGAAGGGCGCCTGCGTCCTGCCAGTGCGGCTCGGCCTGGTGTGTGACCCAGTCGGCCAGATCGCGCATCGCCTGGACGTCGTTGTCGTCCTCGCCGAACCAGCCCCGGGGAAAGTAGCTCACTCCGCCCTGGGGTCCGGCCTCGTGCGCGTGCCGTTCGAGCGCGTGCTGTGCGGCACCCCATGCCGCGCGAGGCCGTGTGGACCGGGTGAACGGAACACCGGGGTCGCGGTACCTGTCGGGCAGGTCGTCGGGGGATCCGGCGCGGGTCACCCAGGAGCCGGACCCGCCGCCGGAACCGTCGGCTGCGCCGGCGAGTCCTTCGAGGTCACGCACCGATCGCACGTGGTGCGAGTCCCGCCACCCGGGTGCGCTCTTGCGGGTGGACAGGTCCGCCCACCCGATGCGGCCGGTGTGCAGCATCTCCAGGCGGGTGGGACCCAGGATGGCCCGTTGTTCGGCCTGGGGCAGCCCGTCGAACCAGGCGCGTGCGTCCGGCAGTGGGCTGGCCGGTTCGTCGATGTCGAACCCGAGGTCGCGCCACGACTTCGTGACCGGGAGGGCGGTGCAGCGCCCGTTCTGGTGATCGGTCGGGCCGGTCTCGTCGACGGCGTGCATGCTGCCGTGCTGGGCGAGGCACGACGGGCAGGTGCGCGTGTCGAGGGTGGCCTGCCACTGCCAGCCGGCCAGCACGTCCGCGTTCGCGATCCGCTGCACCCGGGACGCTTCGCGGTGCGCGTCGAGCATCTCCGTGCGGGCGATCGTCATGGCGCGGGCCAGACCCCCGTTGAAGCGGCCCTCGACGCGGGCGAGCATACGGGCGGCCGCGATGCGCGGGTTGTCCCCGACGGCGATCCCGCGGATCAGTTCACGGTTCATCGCGGTGACCGCCTCGGCGGCCAACGGGTACGCCAGGGCGGTGACCTGACCGGTGGTGCGTTGCACGATCGCGGTCAGCGCGTCCGGGTCGACCCGGTTGAACGTGGCCGCCACCGACATGTCACCGGCCACAGGCGCGGGGGGCATCTGGGAGGCGATGAGCCGCGCCTCCCAGTCCGCGGCCTGCCCGGTCAGGGCGGGCAGATCCTGGGTGATGCGGGCGCCGGCCGTGTCGGACACGTCGACGAGCGCCTTGGCTGCGGCCTGCAACGCCTGCTGGGCGCGTTCGGCGCGGGCGATGCGCCAGGCGGGCGGCCACGTGCCGTTCGCGGCCTGGTAGCCGATGAGGTCGTCGACGGCCGCCTGCCAGGTCACCGCGATCTCGTCCCACGCGGTGGCCCACGCGATCACGAGGTCGCGGGTGGCCTGGTCGACGATCCCGTCGAGGGCCTTGCGGGCCTGCCGGGACAGGCGCACCGTGCGGTCGGTGACCGGCACGTCAGGCCTCCGGGCCCTCGTCCTGGACGTCGTCGGCCGGCTCGCTCCGCCTGGTCACCGCGGCCGGGTCCTTCCCGCGACGGAACGCGTTGACGGCCGCCTGCCCGACCTGGTCGCCCACCTCGCGGTACGGGTCGAGCCAGTTGCCGTCGTCGTCGGTCACGTCGTCGAGGATCTCGTCCGCGTCCTTGACCCCGAGGGCCTGCAGCAGCAGCTTCACGATGACCAGCGGGGGCAGCTTCGCGGTGCCGTCCGCGTCGACGATGGCCTTCACGATGGCGTCGAGCGGGGTCTTCTCCAGCGGCGGCCAGTCGATCTCGATCGTGGCGTCCGTGTCCCCAGCCAGGATGACCGTCTCCCGGCCCGTGTACGGGTCGCGGGTGACCTGCCCCTTGACCGGTCCCTGCGGGGCGCGCACGGCCTCACGGATGACGTAGGCGAGGATCGTGCGGTACGCCTCCGCCCACACGGCCCGGCGGTGGTTCATCTCGTTGATGGTCGGCACGTCCAGCGTCTCCGCCGTGGCACGCGACCCGACCTGCCCGGGGTCGGCCAGCAGCATCGTCACCGGCACACCGAGGGCGGCGGCGACCATGGCGGCCATGGGGCGACCGGACTCGGAGTCGATCGTGGCCCCCGACTTCGGGATGGCCTCAAGGTTCATGCCCTCAGGCAGCAGGGCGGTCGCGCCGGCGTTGTTCGGGTTCGCGTCCGGTGCGGTCCCGGCGGGGCGGCGCTGCAACGCCTGCCGCAGCCCGGCCGCCCGGGAACCGTTCTTCGCCGACGCCTTCCACACGAACTGGGACAGCGACTTGACGAGGGTGGCCCAGTCGATCAGGAAGTCCTGGTACATGCGCGCGAACGGCAGAGCCGCGAACGCGTCCCCGATGCCGAAGTCCCACCCGTCCAGCGCGTTGACCTTCACGTGGTAGACGGGGGCGTCCCACCGCACCTCGACCCTGCCGATCGTGCGGGGGCGGGTGGCGGGCCGGTACGAGAGTGCCGGGTAGTACGCCTTCTCCTGCCGGATCTCGAACCCGGACCCGTCCGCCTTCATGACCTGCGACGTCCAGACCCGCAGGTAGTACCAGGGGTCGTCGCGGTCGTCGGGGTTGCAGATCACCTGGTCGATCTCGTCGAATGGCAGGGTGCGGACCTGCACGGCACCGGTGCGCGGGTTCGTGAAGCATGCGACGAACACGTTCCCGTCGGTGCCCAGGGCCCGTTCGTGCCGTTCGTGGGCCTGGTCCCCGGTGAACGCGGCCCGGTTCCCCGGGGCGTCCAAGAACGCCTGGACGAGCGTGTTGACATCCTCCTCGCCGTCCCGGCCGGTGGCACGGGCCTGGACTTGGACGCCCTGCCCCCACACGTACGCCTGCCGCACACCCAGGCCCCGCTTGATCAGCGGGTTCGCGACCGCCATGACGCGGGCGACACGGGACGCGTTGCCGAGACCGGCACGGGAGAACTGCTGCTCGGCCTGCGCGGACATGGTCTGCCAGCCGCGGTCCTCCAACGTCAGTTCGAGCTCGGCGAGCGACTCGGTGAGCAGTTCGAGGTTGCCCTCCGCGACACGGGCACACTCCACCGCACTCGTCACCACGGTGGACTCTCGAAGGCCGAGGATCTGGCGAACACGCCCCATCGCAACCTCCTTCAGGTCAGTAGCCGCGCAGGTACGCGAACGGGTCGTCGTCGGTGAAGTCGTCGGTGGTGAAGGTGTCCTGCTCGAGCAGGGGGTGCAGCAGCAGCTGGTTGGCCGCCTGCGAGAGGGCGTCGATGGTGTCGTCGTGTGCGCCGGCGGGGAACGACTTGGCTTCTTCGACGAGTTCTTCGACGTTCGGCAGGAGTGCCGCGTCGGGTAGGACGATGTTGTGGGCGTGGGCGAACGGGGAGATCGCGGAGGCTCGCGCGTACTTCGACCCGATCGGCTCGACCGCGATGATGCCGGGCACGGTCGCGGACAGGCTGGTGATGATCGCGGTGCCGTTCGCCTTGTCCTCGACGAGCTTGGCGACGGCTTGCGGCCACTTCGCGGTCATGGCCTTGATGGCCGCCAGGGAGGCGGTGAAGTTCATGCGGGCGCGGACCTGGTCGAGCAGGAACATGGTGACGCCCTGGCGCAGCCAGACCTGCCCGACGACGAAGTCCGAGGTGGGCTTGTCCTTGAACGTGAAGTCCCACGACTGAACCAGCTCGAACCCGGTGCCCGGCACCCAGCAGGAGCCGTCGTCGCGCACGATGTGCATGGGCTGGGAGTAGCGCGCCCACTCCTTGGGGAACAGGTCCCCGGATCCGGCGGTGGGGCGGCCCTGGTAGAGCGCGTTCCAGTCGCGGGGTCCGGCCTGCATGCGCCGCTGTTCCCACTGGGTGTGGGTGCGGCCGCGGGCGGAGATCATGTACTCGCCCGGCTGCCTGCCGAGCGGGTCTGTTTCGCCGGCGTCGGGGTCGTAGTCGGCTTGGGCGGGGATGTTGACGTACCGCCACTGTTTGCCGTCCTCGGCGGCCATGAGACGGCCGGCGAGGTCGTCGTGGTGCCACCTGGTCAGGATCAGGATGACGGGGGCGCCTGGGGCGAGGCGGGACGACGCGGTGGATGTCCACCAGTCGGAGGCGCGTTCCCGGTACGTGTCCGAGTCGGCCTGCTCACGGTCCTTGAGGGGGTCGTCGATGATCAGGACGTCCGCGGGCCGGGAGGTGAGGGCGCCGCCGACACCGACGGCGTAGACGCCGCCGATGTGTCCCTTGATCTCGAACTCGTTCTGCGCGGCGACGTCGTCCTTGAGCCGGATGTCGAGGCTGTCGGCGTGGGTGGTGATCTCGGAGCGGATGAGGCGGCCCATGCGGCGGGCCACGGTCGCGGCGTAGGAAGCGATGACGATGCGGGTGTCGGGGCGCTGGTTGAGCAGCCAGGTTGGCGCCCACTTCGTCGCGAGGGTGGACTTGCCCTCCTGTGGCGGCATGGACAGGATCAGCCGCGAGTCCGGGGTGTTGAACGCCCACAGCAGCTCGCGGTCGATCAGGTCGAGGGCGGGGGTCCGCACGAACCGGGCGTCGAGGTCGGCGCCCATCTGCGCGGGCGAGTCCCAGCGTGGGGGTGGCGGCGGTTCGAACGCGGCCGCGGCGTGGAGCAGGAAGTCGAGGGACACGGTGTGCCTCCTCGCCTCCGTTCAGACGTGCTGGGGGATGGTGCGCCCGGCCGCGTCGATCTCGATGTTGCAGGTGGTGCACCGCCACCAGGGGCAGGCCGGGCCCGTGCAGTGCTTGCGGGTGCAGGGCTCACCGCATCGCGGGCAGTCCATGGTGGGCCTCCCCGGACATGCGGAAGGCCCAGGAACGTGGGGGTTCCTGGGCCTGGCCTACTACTGGTGACTGTAGGAATCTACCGCGTTGGTGGGGTGAGATCCAGCAACATGCGGTGGGAATCGCTCAGAGTGCAGGTGGCACTGCACCAGCGCGCTGTGCCACTGTCTGCCCGTGACCACACTCGAGCCCGTACACGGCGGCCAGGCTGAGCGCATCGCCGCGCTGGCGGACGCACTCGCTGCGCTGTCCGACGCGCGCACGCCCTACATGCCTTCGCCCGGGCTGTGCGCGCTGATTGATGCAACCCTGGGCGGGGAACCGGTCGAGAGTGTGTTCGGGCGCATCTCAGATATCGGGATCGGCGAGCCCGATTTTCGTGGGGCCTTCATTGCCCTGACGGCGCACCTCGCCGCTTGGGTCAGCTGGTACCCACCAGATATCGACGAGCACGTCGAGATCGCCGCGTTGCCGCGCTCAGGGTTCCGTTCGATCTCTATCAAGGAACCGATGTCGAAGCTCGAAGGCAAACTGTCGACCAGGCTGACCCTCACGCTGTCCCATGACAGCCTGGGCCGCGTGGAGGTGCCCGTTCGGCGTGAGGAAGTCGCGGACGTGGTTGCGACGCTGCTCGGCAGCCGGGAACCGGCCTAGCGGGGTCGCCACGTCTCGTCGTAGTGCGGGTGGCTGGCGTAGGGCAGGGCGAGCAACTGCACGGCGTGCTGGAGAGCCTTGCGTGCGCCGGTGAACTCGGGGGCGGTGGCGAGTCCGTCGGGGTGGAGGGCGGCGAGGCGTGCCGCCTCTTCCACGATCTGTCGCTTCGCCTCGCACTCGGCCAGCAGCCGGCGGCCCTTGATCACCGGGAGCTGCCCCGGGCCGTTCCACAGGTCCGTGGGCGTCATCACGAGGTCGGCGCCGGAGTTGATCGCACGCCGCGCGACGGCCTCGTCCTCCGCGATCCGGGCCAGCATGAAGTCGGTCACCGTCATAGGGGTTCCTTCCAGGTGAGGCCGCACACCTGGCAGGTGACGGTGAGGTTCGTGTCGCAGATCGTCGCTTCGGTGATCGTGACGTGGTCGGGCTGGATGGCCGCCTCGAGCGTCATTAGCGAGGGCTTGGGCAGGCGGTGTACGGCGTTTCTGCCGCCCAGGAACGTGACCTCCACTTCCCTCGTGAAGCGGTCGATGCTGATGTCGCGGATGGTGTCGGGGCTGTTGATGCCCAGGACCTCGGCGGTGCGGATGATCCGGCACCTGGTGGCGTGCACGCTGTCGACGTTGATTACGGGCATGCGGTCCGTCCTTCCTCAGGCGGTCTCGCTGTGCGGGGTGCGGCGTTTGGCGGACTGGACGACGAGGTCGACGACGTCCCCGACCCGGTACTTGGGCCGCCCGTCGCGGGTGCGGCCCTTCTCGGGGAGGCGGCCGACGGACTTCCACCAGCGGATGTTGGTCGCCAGGCGGGCGGCCTTGACGTCGGTGTCGAGGAGCCCGTTGACGGCGACGGCCATCTCAGCGGCGGGCAGCAGGACGTCGGTGACCTGGTCGAGCAGCCAGGCGCGCCGGGCGGTGACGGGGTAGGTGGCGCCGCAGTCGGGGCAGGTGACGTCGATGGCGCCGGGCCGGGCGTACAGCTCGCCGTAGCAGGGGCGGGTGGTCAGCGTGGTGGTGGGGACACCGGCGACGACGGTCTCGGTGGTGACGTCGATGTCGGCGTTGCAGGGGCCGGCGTAGCGCATGGTGGCGGGTACGTCGATGGCCCGCTTCATGGTGTCGATCGCGTCGAGGAGTTCGGCGATGAGGTTGCCGCCGTCGGGCTGGGCGCGTATCCAGGGCACGTTGCCGGTGAGCCATGCGGCGAGTGCCTGCGGGGTGTTGTAGGGGCGGTGCAGGCCGCGGCGGCGGGCGATGTCGTCGGCGGCCGCGGTGAGGGTGTTGAGGAGTTCCCAGCGGGCTTCGGAGGGGCTGTACCGGTACGGCAGGGTGACGGGTCCGGCGTCGGTGGTCATGCCGTCGCGTTCGCCGACGTGGACGGTCTGCCCGTGCGCGATGCGGTCTTCGGCGTCGGTCAGGAGGCCTGGTCGGATGCGGGTGGGG
The Xylanimonas cellulosilytica DSM 15894 DNA segment above includes these coding regions:
- a CDS encoding DUF6221 family protein, producing the protein MTVTDFMLARIAEDEAVARRAINSGADLVMTPTDLWNGPGQLPVIKGRRLLAECEAKRQIVEEAARLAALHPDGLATAPEFTGARKALQHAVQLLALPYASHPHYDETWRPR
- a CDS encoding phage minor head protein, which translates into the protein MPVTDRTVRLSRQARKALDGIVDQATRDLVIAWATAWDEIAVTWQAAVDDLIGYQAANGTWPPAWRIARAERAQQALQAAAKALVDVSDTAGARITQDLPALTGQAADWEARLIASQMPPAPVAGDMSVAATFNRVDPDALTAIVQRTTGQVTALAYPLAAEAVTAMNRELIRGIAVGDNPRIAAARMLARVEGRFNGGLARAMTIARTEMLDAHREASRVQRIANADVLAGWQWQATLDTRTCPSCLAQHGSMHAVDETGPTDHQNGRCTALPVTKSWRDLGFDIDEPASPLPDARAWFDGLPQAEQRAILGPTRLEMLHTGRIGWADLSTRKSAPGWRDSHHVRSVRDLEGLAGAADGSGGGSGSWVTRAGSPDDLPDRYRDPGVPFTRSTRPRAAWGAAQHALERHAHEAGPQGGVSYFPRGWFGEDDNDVQAMRDLADWVTHQAEPHWQDAGALRFEAWVGGVLVRVPIRPEPGTDDWRVRTVIPVRGNGVRKWVNGRYFDVP
- a CDS encoding Mu-like prophage major head subunit gpT family protein → MDNIQILDGQAAVAEGEKTGGEGGFRAPARGDQYRARLVEAANLWHDVMYSSGLNAMRARVKLVESLSTSDFPYLLGGVFDRVLMAQYEQIPSVWAKFAGRTTVRDFRPKSLVDLLGGRAILDPVGEGAEYKARKLTEAKYELKVAKRGARIPLTWEMIVNDDLDAFRDLPQRLAQAAVDTEDYLAAALLVKSSGINADFFKAGNGNAADNKPLNVANLDAAVTAIGQRKDSEGRPIVASKLSLVVGPGLETTAAKILEAVEIQFTDDAGTVKTGNYLRGKVQTVVNPWLPVIDKSATAGTSWFLVPTPGQSREALTMGFLRGHETPDLRVKADTGNRVGGGAIAPEDGSFDDDTIQFRGRHVVGAAHVDPKATYASTPPAS
- the terL gene encoding phage terminase large subunit; its protein translation is MSLDFLLHAAAAFEPPPPPRWDSPAQMGADLDARFVRTPALDLIDRELLWAFNTPDSRLILSMPPQEGKSTLATKWAPTWLLNQRPDTRIVIASYAATVARRMGRLIRSEITTHADSLDIRLKDDVAAQNEFEIKGHIGGVYAVGVGGALTSRPADVLIIDDPLKDREQADSDTYRERASDWWTSTASSRLAPGAPVILILTRWHHDDLAGRLMAAEDGKQWRYVNIPAQADYDPDAGETDPLGRQPGEYMISARGRTHTQWEQRRMQAGPRDWNALYQGRPTAGSGDLFPKEWARYSQPMHIVRDDGSCWVPGTGFELVQSWDFTFKDKPTSDFVVGQVWLRQGVTMFLLDQVRARMNFTASLAAIKAMTAKWPQAVAKLVEDKANGTAIITSLSATVPGIIAVEPIGSKYARASAISPFAHAHNIVLPDAALLPNVEELVEEAKSFPAGAHDDTIDALSQAANQLLLHPLLEQDTFTTDDFTDDDPFAYLRGY
- a CDS encoding DUF2190 family protein, encoding MATNEVFRDADHLTLPVAEGVKSGAPVTVGSLVGVAITDRADDGTATVRLKGASLLPVTGGGITQVGTPVYITSAGALNITATDNTLFGYALATKSSGSAEIPVRIAQV